The proteins below are encoded in one region of Bombus vancouverensis nearcticus chromosome 8, iyBomVanc1_principal, whole genome shotgun sequence:
- the LOC117156583 gene encoding tolloid-like protein 1 isoform X1: protein MASILYWHASGNNLISAAFILFLLLCPRSSTECDQKFISTPDGPPNGTFHAPTIINPDGDSRQCVYIFFAGPRQRVELKFNSFGLRGTPPDGSAVGELPACGHEYMDLYTEIRSENTSKLVETPFGGRFCGPIPPRRRVSLYQGIALSFYTDKNITFPSLFSGTYAFINASEYEVGTPAPSTPCSFKVESENKRNGSILSPTYPGTYPKGLTCSYQFIGVQGQRVRLEFRDFDLFFGGQHCPLDYLKVYDGLDNTSAVIGTYCGQQRNLVLYSSESSLYVLFVTLQRTANTQNRGFKGIFEFSESFVKLDFITTYEGEHIRGSECDQKILSKKESSGFVVSPNYPFPYIPKVVCRYFIYGMQDSQHLERVRLEFRQFKIPKNKTIGDSSCTDGYLKLYLKGQEATDSYDKFDYELCGSESNPSPVVSDGPRLVMVFSSGESQGQGFKACYSFETEYKIPGTAAPDGSCTFTYRSSSRKKGDFNSPRHPSNYPSNTNCTYVFIATPNEQVTLIFDYFKVRTKNTNMTTGHYGVKICQDDWLEIYNTYRDNTEKLIGRYCGNTAPGPVESNLGALGLKVILHSDSELVYSGFKARYTFQVAKPIFGDCGSNISSVNYGVIASPNYPNKYDGPARNLASKTCNWFIRVRPNQRILLHFEAFSVEGDQSVRGCPAAVLRIWYSTSSTPVEMCGIQTLDKNWTYLSVDNNMRLSFILADKAVGQMGFKATWTEVSTNTGCQNQFLCGENKYCIAESLRCNNIRNCGPNDTTDEENCDIVVQTNNYAVSVGGAIGIILMSLIVCLLCHRKLRRRVQTGHLDDLRHRIDERHQCYHNENLLQHHHHFHHHHHQHQHQYQQQQQQQQHYQDLTSDSRYHLESSTSPMSESDVEEASSLNSV from the exons ATGGCTTCGATACTCTACTGGCATGCTTCTGGGAATAATTTGATTTCTGCTGCTTTTATCTTATTCTTACTACTTTGTCCTCGCAGCAGTACAG AGTGTGATCAGAAGTTTATAAGTACGCCAGATGGTCCACCAAATGGAACCTTTCATGCTCCGACGATAATTAACCCCGATGGGGATTCCAGACAAtgcgtatatatatttttcgctGGGCCGCGACAACGAGTCGAATTGAAATTCAATTCATTCGGCCTTCGGGGTACACCACCAGA TGGATCCGCTGTTGGGGAGTTACCCGC TTGTGGTCACGAATATATGGACTTGTACACGGAAATACGATCGGAGAATACCAGCAAGTTGGTGGAAACTCCTTTCGGTGGTCGTTTTTGTGGTCCGATCCCACCTCGCAGGCGTGTGTCTCTTTATCAGGGAATCGCTCTTAGTTTCTATActgataaaaatattacattccCTAGCCTGTTCAGCGGTACATATGCGTTTATCAATGCAT CTGAATACGAAGTGGGAACCCCAGCTCCTAGCACACCATGCTCATTCAAGGTAGAGTCAGAAAACAAACGCAACGGCAGTATATTATCTCCTACTTATCCGGGCACATATCCGAAAGGTCTTACATGCAGTTATCAATTTATCGGAGTACAAGGTCAACGAGTACGCCTTGAGTTTCGAGATTTCGATTTGTTCTTTGGAGGTCAACA TTGTCCCTTAGATTATCTAAAAGTGTACGATGGTTTAGACAATACGTCGGCTGTTATCGGAACATATTGTGGTCAACAACGAAATTTGGTATTATATTCATCAGAGTCTAGTTTGTACGTACTGTTCGTTACACTTCAACGTACAGCGAACACACAAAATCGTGGATTCAAGGGTATCTTTGAATTCTCTGAGAGTTTCGTTAAATTAG ACTTCATCACCACTTACGAGGGTGAGCATATACGAGGATCAGAGTGCGATCAGAAGATATTGAGTAAGAAGGAATCATCTGGATTCGTGGTTAGCCCAAACTATCCATTTCCATATATACCAAAGGTTGTGTGTCGGTATTTCATTTATGGAATGCAAGATTCCCAGCATCTTGAACGCGTTCGATTAGAATTCAGACAATTTAAAATACCAAAAAATAAGACGATAGGAGA TTCATCCTGTACCGATGGATATTTGAAGTTGTATTTGAAAGGACAAGAAGCAACAGATTCTTACGATAAATTCGATTACGAATTGTGCGGTTCGGAGAGCAATCCGAGCCCTGTAGTTAGCGATGGTCCAAGACTCGTGATGGTATTTAGCAGCGGAGAATCTCAAGGACAAGGCTTTAAAGCATG TTACAGTTTCGAAACAGAGTATAAGATACCGGGTACCGCAGCACCCGATGGCAGCTGCACTTTCACGTACCGCAGTTCCTCTCGCAAAAAAGGAGATTTTAATTCTCCGCGACATCCTAGTAATTATCCAAGCAACACAAATTGCACGTATGTTTTCATAGCTACGCCAAACGAACAAGTTAccttaatatttgattattttaaagTTCGAACGAAAAATACGAATATGACGACCGGACATTACGG AGTGAAAATTTGCCAAGATGATTGGTTGGAGATATATAATACGTATCGAGATAATACGGAAAAATTAATAGGTAGATATTGTGGTAATACGGCTCCGGGACCGGTGGAATCAAATCTCGGTGCTCTCGGCTTAAAAGTGATTCTGCATTCGGATTCCGAGTTGGTTTATAGCGGTTTCAAAGCGCGTTACACGTTCCAAGTAGCGAAACCTATTTTTGGAG ATTGCGGATCGAATATAAGCAGTGTGAATTATGGAGTCATTGCTAGTCCGAATTACCCAAACAAATACGATGGACCCGCAAGAAATCTGGCTAGTAAAACTTGCAATTGGTTTATAAGAGTCCGACCGAATCAGCGAATATTACTACACTTTGAAGCATTTTCGGTAGAGGGTGATCAATCAG TTCGTGGTTGTCCTGCTGCGGTGCTGCGCATATGGTATTCCACATCGTCCACGCCTGTCGAAATGTGTGGTATTCAAACTCTAGACAAAAATTGGACTTACCTCTCTGTGGACAATAACATGCGACTTAG CTTCATATTGGCTGATAAAGCGGTCGGACAAATGGGATTTAAAGCAACGTGGACCGAAGTGAGCACAAATACCGGCTGCCAGAATCAGTTTCTTTGCGGCGAAAATAAATACTGCATTGCAGAGTCACTTCGGTGTAATAACATTCGTAATTGTGGCCCAAACGACACTACGGATGAAGAAAATT gTGATATAGTTGTACAGACGAATAATTACGCTGTTTCCGTGGGTGGTGCCATCGGTATTATATTGATGTCATtgatcgtttgtcttttgtgtCATCGAAAACTAAGAAGACGAGTTCAAACTGGACATCTTGACGATCTGCGTCATCGCATAGACGAGAGGCATCAATGTTATCATAATGAAAACCTTCTTCAACATCATCACCACtttcatcatcatcaccatcagcACCAGCATCAATatcagcaacagcaacaacaacaacaacactATCAAGATTTGACTAGTGATTCAAGATATCACCTAGAATCATCGACTAGTCCAATGAGCGAGAGCGATGTCGAGGAAGCCAGCAGTCTCAACAGTGTGTGA
- the LOC117156583 gene encoding CUB domain-containing protein 2 isoform X2, translated as MDLYTEIRSENTSKLVETPFGGRFCGPIPPRRRVSLYQGIALSFYTDKNITFPSLFSGTYAFINASEYEVGTPAPSTPCSFKVESENKRNGSILSPTYPGTYPKGLTCSYQFIGVQGQRVRLEFRDFDLFFGGQHCPLDYLKVYDGLDNTSAVIGTYCGQQRNLVLYSSESSLYVLFVTLQRTANTQNRGFKGIFEFSESFVKLDFITTYEGEHIRGSECDQKILSKKESSGFVVSPNYPFPYIPKVVCRYFIYGMQDSQHLERVRLEFRQFKIPKNKTIGDSSCTDGYLKLYLKGQEATDSYDKFDYELCGSESNPSPVVSDGPRLVMVFSSGESQGQGFKACYSFETEYKIPGTAAPDGSCTFTYRSSSRKKGDFNSPRHPSNYPSNTNCTYVFIATPNEQVTLIFDYFKVRTKNTNMTTGHYGVKICQDDWLEIYNTYRDNTEKLIGRYCGNTAPGPVESNLGALGLKVILHSDSELVYSGFKARYTFQVAKPIFGDCGSNISSVNYGVIASPNYPNKYDGPARNLASKTCNWFIRVRPNQRILLHFEAFSVEGDQSVRGCPAAVLRIWYSTSSTPVEMCGIQTLDKNWTYLSVDNNMRLSFILADKAVGQMGFKATWTEVSTNTGCQNQFLCGENKYCIAESLRCNNIRNCGPNDTTDEENCDIVVQTNNYAVSVGGAIGIILMSLIVCLLCHRKLRRRVQTGHLDDLRHRIDERHQCYHNENLLQHHHHFHHHHHQHQHQYQQQQQQQQHYQDLTSDSRYHLESSTSPMSESDVEEASSLNSV; from the exons ATGGACTTGTACACGGAAATACGATCGGAGAATACCAGCAAGTTGGTGGAAACTCCTTTCGGTGGTCGTTTTTGTGGTCCGATCCCACCTCGCAGGCGTGTGTCTCTTTATCAGGGAATCGCTCTTAGTTTCTATActgataaaaatattacattccCTAGCCTGTTCAGCGGTACATATGCGTTTATCAATGCAT CTGAATACGAAGTGGGAACCCCAGCTCCTAGCACACCATGCTCATTCAAGGTAGAGTCAGAAAACAAACGCAACGGCAGTATATTATCTCCTACTTATCCGGGCACATATCCGAAAGGTCTTACATGCAGTTATCAATTTATCGGAGTACAAGGTCAACGAGTACGCCTTGAGTTTCGAGATTTCGATTTGTTCTTTGGAGGTCAACA TTGTCCCTTAGATTATCTAAAAGTGTACGATGGTTTAGACAATACGTCGGCTGTTATCGGAACATATTGTGGTCAACAACGAAATTTGGTATTATATTCATCAGAGTCTAGTTTGTACGTACTGTTCGTTACACTTCAACGTACAGCGAACACACAAAATCGTGGATTCAAGGGTATCTTTGAATTCTCTGAGAGTTTCGTTAAATTAG ACTTCATCACCACTTACGAGGGTGAGCATATACGAGGATCAGAGTGCGATCAGAAGATATTGAGTAAGAAGGAATCATCTGGATTCGTGGTTAGCCCAAACTATCCATTTCCATATATACCAAAGGTTGTGTGTCGGTATTTCATTTATGGAATGCAAGATTCCCAGCATCTTGAACGCGTTCGATTAGAATTCAGACAATTTAAAATACCAAAAAATAAGACGATAGGAGA TTCATCCTGTACCGATGGATATTTGAAGTTGTATTTGAAAGGACAAGAAGCAACAGATTCTTACGATAAATTCGATTACGAATTGTGCGGTTCGGAGAGCAATCCGAGCCCTGTAGTTAGCGATGGTCCAAGACTCGTGATGGTATTTAGCAGCGGAGAATCTCAAGGACAAGGCTTTAAAGCATG TTACAGTTTCGAAACAGAGTATAAGATACCGGGTACCGCAGCACCCGATGGCAGCTGCACTTTCACGTACCGCAGTTCCTCTCGCAAAAAAGGAGATTTTAATTCTCCGCGACATCCTAGTAATTATCCAAGCAACACAAATTGCACGTATGTTTTCATAGCTACGCCAAACGAACAAGTTAccttaatatttgattattttaaagTTCGAACGAAAAATACGAATATGACGACCGGACATTACGG AGTGAAAATTTGCCAAGATGATTGGTTGGAGATATATAATACGTATCGAGATAATACGGAAAAATTAATAGGTAGATATTGTGGTAATACGGCTCCGGGACCGGTGGAATCAAATCTCGGTGCTCTCGGCTTAAAAGTGATTCTGCATTCGGATTCCGAGTTGGTTTATAGCGGTTTCAAAGCGCGTTACACGTTCCAAGTAGCGAAACCTATTTTTGGAG ATTGCGGATCGAATATAAGCAGTGTGAATTATGGAGTCATTGCTAGTCCGAATTACCCAAACAAATACGATGGACCCGCAAGAAATCTGGCTAGTAAAACTTGCAATTGGTTTATAAGAGTCCGACCGAATCAGCGAATATTACTACACTTTGAAGCATTTTCGGTAGAGGGTGATCAATCAG TTCGTGGTTGTCCTGCTGCGGTGCTGCGCATATGGTATTCCACATCGTCCACGCCTGTCGAAATGTGTGGTATTCAAACTCTAGACAAAAATTGGACTTACCTCTCTGTGGACAATAACATGCGACTTAG CTTCATATTGGCTGATAAAGCGGTCGGACAAATGGGATTTAAAGCAACGTGGACCGAAGTGAGCACAAATACCGGCTGCCAGAATCAGTTTCTTTGCGGCGAAAATAAATACTGCATTGCAGAGTCACTTCGGTGTAATAACATTCGTAATTGTGGCCCAAACGACACTACGGATGAAGAAAATT gTGATATAGTTGTACAGACGAATAATTACGCTGTTTCCGTGGGTGGTGCCATCGGTATTATATTGATGTCATtgatcgtttgtcttttgtgtCATCGAAAACTAAGAAGACGAGTTCAAACTGGACATCTTGACGATCTGCGTCATCGCATAGACGAGAGGCATCAATGTTATCATAATGAAAACCTTCTTCAACATCATCACCACtttcatcatcatcaccatcagcACCAGCATCAATatcagcaacagcaacaacaacaacaacactATCAAGATTTGACTAGTGATTCAAGATATCACCTAGAATCATCGACTAGTCCAATGAGCGAGAGCGATGTCGAGGAAGCCAGCAGTCTCAACAGTGTGTGA